From a single Vanacampus margaritifer isolate UIUO_Vmar chromosome 15, RoL_Vmar_1.0, whole genome shotgun sequence genomic region:
- the redic1 gene encoding uncharacterized protein redic1 isoform X2: MNWVGGSRNRLMMKNDTRKQREFFEKRKMQNKLKNIEVATPSSSQVSSLANMDLLTMFVVNQIAAKKELKDPPSVSVLGSKGGRKKRSANPLVLPMSPGSPSELILVESQPQCSGQSGRTKQIIPQAFKMRQLSPVAECSFSDNSVANYVPPKAEHHSPFSSSSSSGRIFQQGGHSQPLPDWFPPPWDTSGLDHSTFQPFCEPRGLPEDIVWSSNPVTQAAALFGTPDAATHHPRSEDIFLSLSQPEPTLDFTLNQTGSEQKFEDNIFKGFTCDEYETDACHFGSEKMKIFLKEETSVQASAPQTVPEPQSAGVQHPNCNLNFTCPEYPMNCKGYSPTSSFKWGYLSSASSDGEECCHPLRIPQGRDPAKSQMICACKKAASEKRDAQTQTILECASEKFDVATQCSLLSEPSPAIVSRQQKATREHAGCTQAPRVPETGRKQTLYRKKKSNFLDILNPDRQRGMQQSPLEQYPPDEAKLDNAATTTMEGETLQEIDDILLQLKQRKEEE, from the exons atgaactGGGTTGGCGGGTCGAG GAACCGACTTATGATGAAAAATGATACAAGAAAACAGCGG GAATTCTTTGAAAAGaggaaaatgcaaaataaattgaaaaacataGAAGTTGCCACACCTTCCTCATCTCAAGTCAGTTCCTTAGCCAATATGGACCTTTTGACAATGTTTGTGGTCAACCAGATAGCTGCAAAGAAAGAGCTTAAAG ATCCTCCCTCAGTATCAGTTCTGGGTTCCAAAGGAGGAAGGAAGAAGCGGAGTGCCAACCCCTTGGTACTCCCAATGAGTCCCGGCTCTCCATCCGAGCTGATTCTGGTTGAGAGCCAACCTCAATGCAG TGGTCAAAGTGGTAGGACGAAACAGATTATCCCACAAGCCTTCAAGATGCGGCAA CTGTCACCAGTTGCGGAGTGCTCCTTCTCAGACAACAGCGTAGCCAACTACGTGCCTCCTAAAGCGGAACACCACAGCCCCTTCTCATCCTCGTCCTCCTCAG GGAGAATCTTTCAGCAGGGAGGGCACAGCCAGCCACTTCCTGACTGGTTCCCTCCACCTTGGGACACATCGGGTCTGGATCATAGCACG TTTCAGCCGTTTTGTGAGCCCAGAGGGTTGCCAGAAGACATCGTCTGGTCTTCTAACCCGGTCACACAAGCAGCAGCACTCTTTGGAACTCCAGA TGCAGCCACTCATCACCCAAGATCTGAAGACATCTTCCTGAGCCTGTCTCAACCTGAGCCTACCCTGGACTTCACTCTAAACCAGACAGGGAGCGAGCAGAAGTTTGAAGACAACATCTTCAAGGGATTTACTTGTGATGAATATGAAACTGATG CTTGTCATTTCGGGAGTGAAAAAATGAAGATATTCCTCAAGGAGGAAACTTCAGTCCAAGCTTCAGCCCCACA AACTGTCCCTGAGCCGCAGTCCGCTGGAGTGCAG CATCCCAATTGCAATCTGAACTTCA CATGCCCGGAATACCCAATGAACTGTAAGGGGTATTCGCCAACTTCCTCTTTCAAGTGGGGTTACCTGAGTTCAGCCTCCAGCGAT GGTGAAGAATGTTGTCATccgttaagaattcctcaaggaCGAGACCCAGCCAAAAGCCAGATGATATGTGCATGCAAGAAAGCAGCCAGTGAAAAAAGGGATGCCCAAACTCAAACCATCCTCGAGTGCGCTTCCGAGAAATTCGATGTTGCCACTCAGTGCAGCCTGCTCTCGGAACCCTCGCCAGCTATTGTGTCACGACAGCAGAAAGCCACCAGGGAGCACGCTGGCTGCACACAAGCTCCAAGAGTCCCAGAGACTGGAAGGAAACAAACACTGTACAGAAAGAAGAAATCCaactttttagacattttgaatccCGATCGTCAAA GAGGCATGCAGCAGAGCCCCCTGGAGCAATACCCCCCAGATGAAGCAAAGCTGGACAACGCCGCCACCACCACCATGGAGGGGGAAACACTCCAAGAAATAGACGACATTTTGCTCCAGCTCAAGCAGAGAAAGGAGGAGGAATGA
- the redic1 gene encoding uncharacterized protein redic1 isoform X1 encodes MNWVGGSRNRLMMKNDTRKQREFFEKRKMQNKLKNIEVATPSSSQVSSLANMDLLTMFVVNQIAAKKELKDPPSVSVLGSKGGRKKRSANPLVLPMSPGSPSELILVESQPQCSGQSGRTKQIIPQAFKMRQLSPVAECSFSDNSVANYVPPKAEHHSPFSSSSSSGRIFQQGGHSQPLPDWFPPPWDTSGLDHSTFQPFCEPRGLPEDIVWSSNPVTQAAALFGTPDAATHHPRSEDIFLSLSQPEPTLDFTLNQTGSEQKFEDNIFKGFTCDEYETDACHFGSEKMKIFLKEETSVQASAPQTVPEPQSAGVQHPNCNLNFTCPEYPMNCKGYSPTSSFKWGYLSSASSDGEECCHPLRIPQGRDPAKSQMICACKKAASEKRDAQTQTILECASEKFDVATQCSLLSEPSPAIVSRQQKATREHAGCTQAPRVPETGRKQTLYRKKKSNFLDILNPDRQSKSRMSSQMPFQDILSKINKGGMQQSPLEQYPPDEAKLDNAATTTMEGETLQEIDDILLQLKQRKEEE; translated from the exons atgaactGGGTTGGCGGGTCGAG GAACCGACTTATGATGAAAAATGATACAAGAAAACAGCGG GAATTCTTTGAAAAGaggaaaatgcaaaataaattgaaaaacataGAAGTTGCCACACCTTCCTCATCTCAAGTCAGTTCCTTAGCCAATATGGACCTTTTGACAATGTTTGTGGTCAACCAGATAGCTGCAAAGAAAGAGCTTAAAG ATCCTCCCTCAGTATCAGTTCTGGGTTCCAAAGGAGGAAGGAAGAAGCGGAGTGCCAACCCCTTGGTACTCCCAATGAGTCCCGGCTCTCCATCCGAGCTGATTCTGGTTGAGAGCCAACCTCAATGCAG TGGTCAAAGTGGTAGGACGAAACAGATTATCCCACAAGCCTTCAAGATGCGGCAA CTGTCACCAGTTGCGGAGTGCTCCTTCTCAGACAACAGCGTAGCCAACTACGTGCCTCCTAAAGCGGAACACCACAGCCCCTTCTCATCCTCGTCCTCCTCAG GGAGAATCTTTCAGCAGGGAGGGCACAGCCAGCCACTTCCTGACTGGTTCCCTCCACCTTGGGACACATCGGGTCTGGATCATAGCACG TTTCAGCCGTTTTGTGAGCCCAGAGGGTTGCCAGAAGACATCGTCTGGTCTTCTAACCCGGTCACACAAGCAGCAGCACTCTTTGGAACTCCAGA TGCAGCCACTCATCACCCAAGATCTGAAGACATCTTCCTGAGCCTGTCTCAACCTGAGCCTACCCTGGACTTCACTCTAAACCAGACAGGGAGCGAGCAGAAGTTTGAAGACAACATCTTCAAGGGATTTACTTGTGATGAATATGAAACTGATG CTTGTCATTTCGGGAGTGAAAAAATGAAGATATTCCTCAAGGAGGAAACTTCAGTCCAAGCTTCAGCCCCACA AACTGTCCCTGAGCCGCAGTCCGCTGGAGTGCAG CATCCCAATTGCAATCTGAACTTCA CATGCCCGGAATACCCAATGAACTGTAAGGGGTATTCGCCAACTTCCTCTTTCAAGTGGGGTTACCTGAGTTCAGCCTCCAGCGAT GGTGAAGAATGTTGTCATccgttaagaattcctcaaggaCGAGACCCAGCCAAAAGCCAGATGATATGTGCATGCAAGAAAGCAGCCAGTGAAAAAAGGGATGCCCAAACTCAAACCATCCTCGAGTGCGCTTCCGAGAAATTCGATGTTGCCACTCAGTGCAGCCTGCTCTCGGAACCCTCGCCAGCTATTGTGTCACGACAGCAGAAAGCCACCAGGGAGCACGCTGGCTGCACACAAGCTCCAAGAGTCCCAGAGACTGGAAGGAAACAAACACTGTACAGAAAGAAGAAATCCaactttttagacattttgaatccCGATCGTCAAAGTAAGAGCAGAATGAGTTCACAGATGCCTTTTCAGGACATATTGAGCAAGATCAATAAAG GAGGCATGCAGCAGAGCCCCCTGGAGCAATACCCCCCAGATGAAGCAAAGCTGGACAACGCCGCCACCACCACCATGGAGGGGGAAACACTCCAAGAAATAGACGACATTTTGCTCCAGCTCAAGCAGAGAAAGGAGGAGGAATGA